One Leptospira bourretii DNA segment encodes these proteins:
- a CDS encoding LIC20153 family lipoprotein, which produces MSLVAGFSFQCEKKEEDNSDLLALAAVGSLFSSAGDCNVSAPPRSSINTWSSSITANGTATVSKIGSVPVVGHQTAALKITAKNGTNVAISGNTFVIVYQTSACPLASSTRTGFTTTSLSDTTAEFTNSYTVSGSGSINFTVANDYYIFLYAIPSRGQAASVTYTVTGL; this is translated from the coding sequence TTGAGTTTAGTAGCTGGATTTAGCTTCCAGTGTGAGAAGAAAGAAGAGGACAACTCTGACCTTCTTGCTTTAGCCGCTGTTGGTTCTCTATTTAGTTCAGCAGGTGACTGTAACGTTTCAGCACCTCCAAGATCAAGCATCAATACTTGGAGTAGCTCCATAACTGCAAACGGAACTGCCACTGTTAGTAAAATTGGCTCTGTACCGGTTGTTGGTCATCAAACAGCAGCTCTCAAAATCACTGCAAAAAACGGAACAAACGTCGCTATTAGTGGAAATACTTTTGTTATTGTATACCAAACTTCAGCTTGCCCACTTGCAAGTTCTACACGAACTGGTTTTACAACGACAAGTCTATCTGATACTACTGCTGAGTTTACTAACTCTTATACAGTTTCTGGATCTGGAAGTATAAATTTTACAGTAGCTAATGATTATTATATTTTCCTTTATGCAATTCCATCTCGTGGACAAGCCGCTAGCGTTACATATACTGTCACAGGGTTATAA
- a CDS encoding sensor domain-containing protein, whose protein sequence is MSLKQITIYIEEFDHDFYNRILRDITNIETCNVHSFHSILDIKPGTIQESAVFLFWNDATVLEKQKFIFEQFPESPYILLSIAPLSPSELARAAHPTFLHLSEPSYTVSILDLVLNFAERLIEDMNRSIAYDKIREKVIVLQNVFEESLDILMQIDPGTKQIINANKQAVVVLEYPLEEIVGKEFSFFMPPVEVDEDEEFQGNLIESTALKTKSGHLIPTESSFRLFPVNGKMAIWATFRDITERKRSQEQVKNQKAFYEFILDNLDSDIAVLNSNFQYEYTNPVFLSNKDIRKWIFKKTDEELAARLDLPNDFHEKRKKYLEIATKENEIVQFEELIQDSNDKVTYLLRKYIPIDDTETDQKRIISFGVDITERKLSEERITYLAYYDALTGLSNRTLFIDHANQALKNHKSTETLLAFYFFDIDNFKFINDSLGHTKGDILLQMVGARLKRVMTEVDTVARFGGDEFAILKVDVPNKSAAAEFAQKILDILSQPFHIMGRDLFTTISMGIALSPNDGISSSELLKNSDMAMYKAKELGRNNYKFYTNELILRSEKRLYIENSLRKAIQNEELLLFFQPKISTMTNQVCGAEALIRWKHPERGWVPPVEFIPVAEDSGIIERIGDWVLEEACRLKKAWKEENLPTFPVSINVSGKQLARANWSHRVQSTILQYDINPEEIELELTESSIMENPEKSIEAFEYLSGLGIKVSIDDFGTGYSSLSYLKKINADVLKIDRSFVIDLELNEDDRAICKAIINMAHSLGMEVIAEGVENHAQRDLLHDLGCHMIQGYLYSKPLPALEFVEFVKKFNESAQTK, encoded by the coding sequence ATGTCACTCAAACAAATTACCATCTATATAGAAGAGTTTGATCATGATTTTTATAATCGCATACTACGCGACATAACAAACATTGAAACCTGCAATGTACATAGCTTTCATTCGATTTTAGATATCAAACCAGGTACAATCCAAGAATCGGCTGTTTTTCTTTTTTGGAACGATGCAACAGTTTTAGAAAAACAAAAATTTATTTTTGAACAATTTCCCGAATCACCTTACATCTTACTTTCCATTGCACCTTTATCCCCTTCTGAATTAGCAAGAGCAGCACATCCAACGTTTTTACATTTATCCGAGCCATCGTATACAGTGAGTATCTTAGATTTAGTACTAAATTTTGCGGAGCGATTGATAGAAGATATGAATCGATCAATTGCTTATGACAAAATTAGAGAAAAGGTAATTGTCCTTCAGAATGTTTTCGAAGAGTCATTGGACATTCTAATGCAAATTGATCCAGGCACGAAACAGATCATCAATGCAAACAAACAAGCTGTTGTAGTTTTGGAATATCCCTTGGAAGAAATCGTAGGGAAAGAATTTTCTTTCTTTATGCCTCCTGTGGAGGTGGATGAAGATGAAGAGTTTCAAGGGAATTTGATAGAAAGTACTGCTTTAAAAACAAAATCAGGGCATTTGATTCCTACAGAATCTTCGTTCCGATTGTTTCCCGTGAATGGTAAAATGGCGATTTGGGCAACGTTTCGCGATATCACGGAACGAAAACGTTCACAAGAACAAGTCAAAAATCAAAAAGCATTTTATGAATTCATTCTAGACAATCTTGATTCTGATATTGCTGTGTTGAATTCAAATTTTCAATATGAATATACAAATCCCGTATTTTTGTCCAACAAAGATATTCGCAAATGGATCTTCAAAAAAACAGATGAAGAACTGGCTGCACGATTGGATTTACCAAATGATTTTCATGAAAAACGAAAAAAGTATTTAGAAATTGCTACTAAAGAAAACGAAATTGTTCAATTTGAAGAACTCATTCAAGATAGTAACGATAAGGTCACATATCTTTTAAGAAAATACATCCCTATTGATGATACAGAGACGGATCAAAAAAGAATCATTAGTTTTGGTGTTGATATCACCGAACGAAAATTATCCGAAGAACGAATTACTTACTTAGCTTATTATGACGCACTTACAGGTCTTTCAAATCGTACATTATTCATTGATCATGCAAACCAAGCTTTAAAAAATCATAAATCTACAGAAACTTTACTGGCCTTCTATTTTTTCGACATAGACAATTTTAAGTTTATCAACGATAGTTTGGGTCATACAAAAGGAGATATTCTTTTGCAAATGGTCGGCGCAAGACTCAAACGAGTTATGACTGAAGTTGATACTGTTGCACGATTTGGTGGAGATGAATTTGCCATTTTAAAGGTTGATGTTCCCAATAAAAGTGCGGCCGCTGAATTTGCACAAAAGATTTTAGATATTCTCAGCCAACCATTTCATATTATGGGTCGAGATTTATTTACAACGATCAGTATGGGAATTGCACTTTCTCCCAATGATGGAATTTCTTCTTCTGAACTTTTAAAAAATTCTGATATGGCAATGTACAAAGCCAAAGAATTGGGCCGAAACAATTATAAATTCTACACAAACGAACTCATCCTTCGTTCTGAAAAACGTTTGTACATTGAAAATTCTTTGCGAAAGGCCATTCAAAACGAAGAGTTATTACTTTTTTTCCAACCGAAAATTTCTACTATGACAAATCAAGTTTGTGGGGCAGAGGCACTCATTCGTTGGAAACATCCAGAGCGAGGATGGGTTCCTCCAGTAGAATTTATTCCTGTCGCGGAGGATTCAGGCATTATCGAAAGGATTGGAGATTGGGTATTAGAAGAAGCTTGCCGACTAAAAAAAGCCTGGAAAGAAGAAAATCTTCCAACATTTCCGGTTAGTATTAATGTTAGCGGAAAACAACTAGCGCGCGCTAATTGGTCTCATCGTGTACAATCAACCATCCTACAATACGATATCAATCCAGAAGAAATCGAGTTAGAATTAACAGAAAGTTCTATCATGGAAAATCCTGAAAAAAGTATAGAAGCATTTGAATATTTATCCGGACTTGGGATTAAAGTTTCAATTGATGATTTTGGAACTGGTTATAGCTCTTTAAGTTATCTTAAAAAAATCAATGCAGATGTTTTAAAAATTGATAGGTCTTTTGTGATCGATTTGGAACTCAATGAAGACGACCGAGCCATCTGTAAGGCAATTATCAATATGGCGCATTCCTTGGGGATGGAAGTGATTGCGGAAGGTGTTGAAAATCATGCGCAAAGGGATTTACTCCATGATTTAGGCTGTCATATGATCCAAGGATATCTATATAGCAAACCGCTGCCTGCTCTTGAATTTGTGGAATTCGTTAAAAAATTTAACGAATCTGCTCAAACAAAATAG